The Pseudomonas sp. S06B 330 genome contains the following window.
CTGCTTCAGATCGACCAGACGGTTGAGCACGGGCAGTACGAAGGCTGCGGTTTTGCCGCTACCGGTTTTCGCCGTCACCCGCAGGTCACGCCCCTGCAAAGCCAGGGGAATGGCGGCCGCCTGCACCGGAGTCGGCTCTTCGAAGTTCAATGCAGCAACGGCTTTGAGCAGGCGTTCGTGCAGGGCGAATTGGGAAAACACGGGTGTACCTCGGGCATGTGCAGAAATTCAGCCGTATAGGGTAACGTTTTCCGGCGCTCACGCCGAATTTCTTTTGGCATTGATGCACCTTTCCGCGCTCTAATAAGCCCTCACTTTCCAATCGGACACGTCAACTACCGCATGGCTATTGAACAGTTCTGGCAAAACGCCCTCGATCTATGGGGCACTCTCGATCAACATCCCGTGCTGCACGCAGGCCTTGGGCTGGGCGTTCTGCTGGTCATCGCGCTAGTGCTCGGCCGGGTAGCACGCTTTCTAATCCTTCACGCGGTCAAGCTGCTGAGCCGACAGCCGGCTGTGCACTGGCTCAATGATCTGCTGAACAACAAAGTTTTCCACCGCCTGGCACAAATGACGCCATCGCTGGTGGTGCAATTCGGCCTGAAGCTAGTTCCGGAGCTCAACGCCACCAGCCAGCACTTCCTGGGCAACGTTGCGTTGGCCTTCACCATTCTGTTTCTGGTACTGGCCATCAGCGCCCTGCTCGACGCCCTGCTCGACATCTACGCGCGCACCGAACACGCCCGCACTCGCTCGATCAAGGGTTATGTGCAACTGGCGAAGATGGTCTTGTTCATCTTTGGCGCGATCATCATCGTCGCCACCCTGATCGACCGCTCGCCGCTGTTGCTGCTGTCAGGCCTGGGTGCCATGTCGGCGGTGATTCTGTTGGTATATAAGGACACCTTGCTGTCGTTCGTGGCCAGCGTGCAGCTGACCAGCAACGACATGCTGCGGGTCGGTGACTGGATCGAGATGCCGCAGGTCGGTGCTGACGGCGATGTGGTGGACATCACCTTGCACACGGTCAAGGTGCAGAACTTCGACAAGACCATCGTCTCGATCCCTACCTGGCGATTGATGTCCGAATCGTTCAAGAACTGGCGCGGCATGCAGCAATCAGGCGGGCGCCGGATCAAGCGCAGCCTGTATATCGACGCTGGCGGTGTACGGTTCCTGACCGACAACGAAGAACAGCGTCTGAGCCAGGTTCACCTGCTGACCGACTACATCGCCCGCAAGCGCAGCGAGCTCAAAGCCTGGAACGAGGCTCAGGGTAATGTCGCCGAGTTGTCCGCCAACCGTCGGCGCATGACCAACATCGGTACCTTCCGCGCCTATGCCCTGGCCTACCTGAAGAGCCACGCGGAGATCCAGCCGAACATGACCTGCATGGTCCGCCAGATGCAGACCACCGCCCAGGGCATCCCGCTAGAGATTTACTGCTTCACCCGCACCACCGCATGGGGTGATTACGAGCGGATCCAGGGTGACATCTTCGACTACCTGCTGGCAGTGATGCCGGAGTTCGGCCTGAGCCTGTACCAGCAACCCAGCGGCACCGACCTGCGCGCCGGGCTGCTACCGGCGAGCCTGCCCCACCAGCAACGGACGCTGACTGCCGAGACGACCGAGCCATAGCGAAGCCAGGATAATCGCCCCGCCGATGAACAACCTGCCCAGGGGCTCGTGCTGGTTCCAGATCAGCAAATTGAGCAGCAGCCCCACCGGTACGTGCAGGTTGTTCATCACCGCCAGGGTCGCGCCGGAAACCAGGCACGCGCCCTTGTTCCACCAGTACAAGCCCAATGCCGTCGGGCATAGCCCGAGGAACAGCAACACCAGCCATTGCACATCGGTGCTTGGCAGGTGCTGGCTGTTGCCGAACGCCAGGAACGCAGGCAACACCACCAACAAGGCGCCCAGGTAGAAGTAACCGAAACGCCGGTAGTGCGGCAGGTCACTGGGGTTGCGCGCGATCAGGTGACGGTACAGCACTTGCCCGGCCGCATAGGTGAAGTTGGCCAGTTGCAGCAGCAAGAAACCGATAAAGAAGTCCGGGCTGATGCTGTCGAAACGAATGACTGCCGCACCCGCCACCGCGACCAGCGCTGCCACCAGTGCCCACGGGTTGAAGCGCCGGTTCAGGGCATCTTCGATCAAGGTCACGTGCAACGGCGTGAGGATGGTGAACAGCAGCACTTCCGGCACGGTCAGCACCCTGAAACTCAGGTACAGGCAGACATAGGTGATGCCGTATTGCAGCGCGCCGATCAGCAGCATCGAGCGCATGAAACGCGGCTCGACCTGACGCCAGCGGGTCAAGGGCAAAAACACCAGTCCGGCCAGCAGTACCCGCGCCAGCACGGCGAAGTAACTGTCCACATGTCCAGCCAGGTACTCGCCAATCAGGCTGAAGGAAAATGCCTGGATCAGCGCGACGATCAATAAATAGCCCATGGTTGCCCCTTGCTGTAGAGGCGGCGACATTAGCCGGTCACTCCCTACCCGGCAACTGCAAAAACAAGGGTCCGCTCTAGCCCGTGCCCCTACAGGGCCTGTACAGGCTCCGCCTTTGTGGAAGCCCACACAAAAAAATCCCGGTCATGCATACGCAGACCGGGCAAGCACACCCAAAGGAGCAGCAGGTATCAATCGGGAAAATTCAGGGGGTGGCTCAGGCCACCGCAGCCAGTTGTGCCTTGGCCTGGTTCAAGCCCTTCTCGTGGAAGTCCCCTCCCAGGTTCAGGCCTTCGGCGTGAATGAAGGTCACATCGTGGATGCCAATGAACGCCATTACCTGACGCAGGTAGGGTTCCTGGTGATCCGTGGTGGCGCCAGCATGGATGCCACCGCGGGCAGTGAGCATGTAAGCCTTCTTGCCGGTGAGCAGCCCTTGTGGGCCGGTTTCGGTGTACTTGAAGGTGACGCCAGCACGTAGAACATGGTCCAGCCAGGCCTTCAAGGTGCTTGGGATGGTGAAGTTGTACATCGGCGCAGCCAGTACCAGCACATCGGCGGCCAGTACTTCATCGGTCAATTCGTTGGAGCGGGCCAGGGCCTGCAGCTCGTCAGCATTACGCTGGTCTTTAGGCTTCATCCAACCACCGAGCAGGTTGGCATCCAGGTGCGGAACCGGGTTGATGGCCAGATCGCGCAGGGTGATCTGGTCGCCAGGGTGGGCCGCTTGCCACTGGCTGACAAAGTCACGGGTCAGTTGCCGGGAGATCGAGTCCTGCTGACGAGCGCTGCTTTCGATAACAAGTACACGGGACATGGGGTTGCCTCCATCGGCAAATGCGGTAAGTCGATGGAGGTAAGACTAAACAGTGACCGATCGATTAAAAAGCGTAAAATCTGGGTGCAATCTATCAGTTAATTTGTTTTATTGTGTCGGTGCACTACCCTGAACCTCAGTGCGCGCGCCTTATTGCGGCTTGCAGTCCAGGCTGATGCGCAGCTTGATAATCTCGCGGTTGAACTTGGCGGTGACATCCTTACTCTGCTTGGCCGGTACCTGCACGCGGCGCACCCTGGGGGCTTCCGGACCATTTTGGAA
Protein-coding sequences here:
- a CDS encoding mechanosensitive ion channel family protein translates to MAIEQFWQNALDLWGTLDQHPVLHAGLGLGVLLVIALVLGRVARFLILHAVKLLSRQPAVHWLNDLLNNKVFHRLAQMTPSLVVQFGLKLVPELNATSQHFLGNVALAFTILFLVLAISALLDALLDIYARTEHARTRSIKGYVQLAKMVLFIFGAIIIVATLIDRSPLLLLSGLGAMSAVILLVYKDTLLSFVASVQLTSNDMLRVGDWIEMPQVGADGDVVDITLHTVKVQNFDKTIVSIPTWRLMSESFKNWRGMQQSGGRRIKRSLYIDAGGVRFLTDNEEQRLSQVHLLTDYIARKRSELKAWNEAQGNVAELSANRRRMTNIGTFRAYALAYLKSHAEIQPNMTCMVRQMQTTAQGIPLEIYCFTRTTAWGDYERIQGDIFDYLLAVMPEFGLSLYQQPSGTDLRAGLLPASLPHQQRTLTAETTEP
- a CDS encoding carboxylate/amino acid/amine transporter; this translates as MGYLLIVALIQAFSFSLIGEYLAGHVDSYFAVLARVLLAGLVFLPLTRWRQVEPRFMRSMLLIGALQYGITYVCLYLSFRVLTVPEVLLFTILTPLHVTLIEDALNRRFNPWALVAALVAVAGAAVIRFDSISPDFFIGFLLLQLANFTYAAGQVLYRHLIARNPSDLPHYRRFGYFYLGALLVVLPAFLAFGNSQHLPSTDVQWLVLLFLGLCPTALGLYWWNKGACLVSGATLAVMNNLHVPVGLLLNLLIWNQHEPLGRLFIGGAIILASLWLGRLGSQRPLLVGQARR
- a CDS encoding FMN-dependent NADH-azoreductase codes for the protein MSRVLVIESSARQQDSISRQLTRDFVSQWQAAHPGDQITLRDLAINPVPHLDANLLGGWMKPKDQRNADELQALARSNELTDEVLAADVLVLAAPMYNFTIPSTLKAWLDHVLRAGVTFKYTETGPQGLLTGKKAYMLTARGGIHAGATTDHQEPYLRQVMAFIGIHDVTFIHAEGLNLGGDFHEKGLNQAKAQLAAVA